The genomic segment ATCCGTATCTGGGATTCAGACTACCATGGTCTCTTCTGTTCCCCCAGAAGTCACCTATGGCTTTGCGGGGATGCCCCCTCCATCAGAGAGTGCCACTTCAGTTGACCCTCACCGAGGTAACCCTTTCTACCCACAGCACCCAGCAGGAAGTAGGGCAGAGAACAGTGGGCCTTGTGCCCAgaaaagaagaggggagaggaaatgGGGTGCTCCAATGACCCTGCCCACCAAGCAGGTTCCAGATAGGGCTGGAGATACCCAAATGTTAATCACCTATTAGCACAGCCCAGGTGGAAAGGAAAATGTCATTAGGTGTACAATGGGCGTCtctgggcaggggcagggggctTGAGTGTCTGAGATAAGAGGCTTTCAGACTAATCAGCGGCACTGCGGTGCCTGGATATAAAGAGGCTAAGAGTGGGTCTTGAAGCAGGATCCTGAGAGCcaacagggaagaggaagggacccTATCCTGCCCTCTGGAAGAGCTAGAAGAGCGGTGGGGTAAGAGAGAGCCTGGGATACGGATGGGCTGATGTGGGAGGAAGTGGGTCTCCTGGCTCCTCACTGTCTCCTTGTCTGTACATGAATCCAGGAGACAGTTCAAAGGGATTCCTAGGAAGACCAGATCTTGTAGCCTTAGGCTAGATCTGGCTTTCAGGGATCTGGAGGAAGGTTTCTTGCTCTGCTGTCTCTCCAGAAGACTGAAAGGGGTCCAGACCCCGGAAAAAGTTCAGATGAAACTTTAGGAAGAACTTCTGAATTGTGATAGTTAAGtccaagcgtgtgtgtgtgtgtgtgtgtgtgtgtgtgtgtgtgtgtgtggtgtgtgtgtatgtgtgtgtgtgtgtgtgtgtgtgtgtgtgtgtgtgtacaggatggttctctgtgtggttttcatTTAGGGGAGGGATATGATGGCTGAGTAACAGCTTAGATGGAAGTGGGAAGGTAGGCTGCTATGAACTTCGTTAGGGCTTTAAAAGGGATAATCTTGCCAAATCCTATCCCTGTGATGTCTGGTAATGAGCCAAGAGGGAGTTCCCACCACCTAGGCCTTTGCTACTTTCTCCCCAGACCTTCCATCCCACCCTACTCAGAATCCACAAAACAGGATCAGCTCTGGGTCAAGGCCCCATGTCCCTTCCAATCACTTCATGTAACCCCACTTgttcctgccccaccccagctctgagCACTCACCCAAGTCCCTGCATCAAGGGGTCTCTTAGATCCCGCCCCCCTCAGAGCGGTACCGggcctttttcttttcagctcaGGCACACAACCTAAGAAGATGGTGGCTATGAAGACCTGTTCTCTGCTGCTGGTGCTCCTCTTCCTGGCGGTGGggctgggagaaaaagaagaggttCAATTCAGgtaggagtggaggaggaggggtctggaaTATAAACTGGTTTGGGGCAGGGGCGGTGAGGAAGGGAGGGGCtccagcctgagaggaggggggTTAAGGAGGAGAGCCAGCCTGCAGCCCGAGCATGCAGTGAGGAGAGAACTGGAGAGTTATTAAGAGTTCCCTTTGCAGTGAGAAAGACCGGGGTTAGCTAGATCTGTGGAAGGACTTTTTGGTGGCAGAGTGTGTAATGTTGGGTCTCCCTTGTGAAAACCAACATCGTCGATGCCTGCATACATTCACTTAGATCTCACAGGAGCTTCCTGTGCACCAGACCCAGGTCAGAATACATGTGAACAAAGGTCCACTGATGGCTCCTGCCTTCAGTGAGCACATGGACCAAGGCAGACACAGAAAAGAACCACATAAACATGTTACAGAGTACAGTGGACCAAAGCCGAGACAATGACAGGTTAGGGCTGAGCGTGGCAGCTCACTTCTATAACTCCAGcccttggctagcctgggctacataacaagaccagAGTCTGGAGggagataaagagaaagaaaaggaggaggagaaaagggaggaggaggacatgagGGTGAGTATAGCCAGGGCTCTGATGGTGTATTTGATGACTGAGGCAGACTTGTCAAAGCAGGTACTGGTTTTTCTCAGATGCAAGGACGATCCATGCACCATACAAAGTTGGCTCATGTAAAGTGTGAGGAAAATCTGTCAGTAATAATTACAAGGAGGGCAGTTCTTGTGTTTGATAAGAAAAAGACTCAGGACGAGCAGTAGTggtacacgactttaatcccggtactcgggaggcagaggcaggcagatctctgagtttgaggccagcctggtgtacagagtgagactcaggacagccagggctacacagggaaactctgtctcaacaatcaaacaagcaaaacaaacaacaacaaagtccaGGAATAGTACACATATCTTTATTTCCggtactctggagacagaggcaagggtgagttccaggtcagccagggctacagagagaaactggtGGTTGTTCAAGacggggtctctctgtgtagccctggctgtcctgagtctcactctgtagaccaggctggcctcgaactcagagatccgcctgcctctgcctcccgagtactgggattaaaggtgtgtgccaccacgagGCTAAAAGTGGTaaaactcttttctcttttctcttttttttttaaattttcatttatgtacattggtgttttgtctttatgtacgccttgtgtgagggtgtcgggtcccctggaactggagttacagacagttgtgagctgccatgtgggtgctgggaattgacccctggtcctctggaagagcagccagtgctcttaactgctgaaccatctctctagctcaagAGTGGTACAACTCTTAcctggcatgtgcaaggtcctggatttgactccagcaccacaaaaaaggagagaggagggctggagagatggctcagtggttcagagcactggttgttcttccagaggaccagagtacaattcccagtacccccatggtagctcacagtctaactccagttccaggggatccagcactcccacacagatacacatgcaggcaaaacactaatgtacaaaaaataaaagtcaattttaaaaaggattaaaaaaaaaaaaaaaaaggatctgggaggcagtggcgcacacctttaatcccagcactcatgaggcagagccaggtggatctgtgagttcgaggccagcctggtctacagagtgagctccaggacagactccaaaacttgctctaatccacctgcctctgccccctgagtgctaggattaaaggcatgcgccacccccccagctttctttctttctttctttcttttctttctttctttctttctttctttctttctttctttacttctttacttctttctatatctatttgtttgtttgtttgtttgtttattttgagacatggtctttctatgaagctctggatgtcctggaactcactgtgtagaccaggctagccttgaacttatagagatctatctgcctctgcctcttgagtgctgactattattattgtttcatttttactaTTATAGAGATGGTCTCTTGCTACACAgcataggctggctttgaattttcagtgattttcctgcctctaccttccaagtcctgagattacagcTCTCACAACCAGCTGAGTTCACTTTGTTACTATGAACCAAAGGACTTAATCAAGCAATATGGTCTTCCCGACCTTTGTCCCTTCCCTGGTATCCTGGTTTCTATCTCTTACCTCTCAGATCCCATGGTAAATTTGGTAGCCCAGGGCCTCGGGACCGGAGGTATGCAGAGGGGACTTTCATCAGCGATTACAGAATTGCCCTGGACAAGATCCGCCAACAAGACTTTGTGAACTGGCTGCTGGcccagaaggggaagaagaatgaGTAAGGGACTCCCTACCCCCCTCCTGTCCCCATGCCGAACTCTGCTGTGCTTACACCACCTCCTAGGAGACCATATGGGCTGTGAGGTGCTCAACTCCACCGTTGCCTTTCAGTCAGTGAGGATGAGGAAGTAGCCAGGGCCCTGAGACTCTGGGCAATAGAGCAGTCTGGTGCAGGATGAGGTGTTCTCCCAGCCTTTATTTCTAAGGGGAGGAGCCAGAGAAAAGCGTGGAAGCTCCAGGGGACCCCAGAGGTCTGGGgatgaaggcaggaggagctgGGTTGCCTGTTTGCTGGTGGCTACTTTGGACTCTGGGAATAAACCACTACTGTGCCTCTCCCAACCTATGCCAAATCTTGTGCTGCTGTTTCGTCAGTGATGGAGGCAACTGACTACAggcggaggtgggggtggggtgttagGCTGTAGAGTAGAGGAAGAGGCGCCATTGCTCCTGCTGGGTATTAAAGATCCCAGCGTCCCCGGGTGGGGGAACTTCAATTGTTCCCTCCAGCAGACTCACACCCAAATCCTCTTCATCTCACCAGCTGGAAACACAACATCACCCAGAGAGACGCCCAAGGCTTGAAGCTGGCAGGACAATCTCAAAGAAATGAGGAGACAGAGGGACAGCAGAGGTGAGTCCACCATGAGGAGAATCAGGCTCCAGCCCACAGGCTTGGCTGCACCCTGTAGCAGTCTTTCTTCGGgccgccaaccagctcccaaatcatgacacaggaCGTAGTATTAGTTAAGAATGCTccgccttagtttaggcttgtcccaccagttcttataacttaacccgtttctcttctcttcatctacattttgccttggggctttcgtgctgtatgtcctactctgtgtctggctatctGGCGACGGGCTGTCTAGCTGGCTGGTTGGCCCCAGgcacctcttcctctttctccctcttatcttctcccttttcttctgaggctagctattggccagtcagctttttttcttttttttttttttttttaagatggttgtgagccaccatgtggttactgggaattgaaccagggtcctctggaagagcagtcagtgctcttaatcactgagccatctctccagcccctgttcagcttttcattagaccagtcaggtgccttagacaggcaaggtgaaacagcaacacatctttacataattaaacaaatacagcataaacaaatgtaacaccttTATACAGtgaaagtaatattccacaacagctccCTCTCAGATTGCAGAGGAGGGCAGGGACCCCACAATAAGCACCCCCTTCTCTAAGAGCTCAAAGGGGGTGCTCAAAGAAGTGGAGTCCTGGAGGGCCCCTGAGGGCTTTCTAAGATCCGTGACTGAATATATACATGGATTCCACTGTATCAAGGAGAGCAGGGAATGAGGGGCCTTAGGGTTGGCTTCTCCCTCCCAAACCTCAGGAAGTCTGTTTGGGAGACCAGGGCATTCCCCCAAAGCCAGACCCCTGGAATCAGCCACTCACTCTGAAGAACTGATGAATGTGAGGCTTAGGGACGTTCTCTCTGGGGTCACTGGGACGCATTCTCAGATGCTTTCAGAGGTGAGTGGATAAGTTTACATCACTGAAAAACTCAGTCCATTTAGCCTGGACTGAGGATCCTGTATTCTCTGGGTAAGCAGAACTAGGTAGGGCCCAGTACAAAAGAGGCAGGAGATCTGAGAGTGGATTTAGATAGCCCAGAGGCAAGGCAGCTTGCTGTGTTGGCTCCttagcacatgctttaatcccagctctccaggCAGAGGCAGCCCAACTTGGTTTCCATAGCGAGTTCTGGAATAGTcagtcagtcagggctacagaatgagactgtgtccgaaaacaaaacacccagaccCCTGCCGTCTGTCTCCCTTGCAGCTCCTTGCCCAAGAACTCCAGTGACGAAGAAGATGTCCTAAAGGACTTGATGTTTCAAGAGCTGCTGGCCTGGATGGCGGACCAAACAGAGCTCTGCGGGCTCAGGTGGGGAGCATGAGAGGTGTGGGGGTGTTACAAGGTTGTTAGTTAGAAGTTTAGGCTTCCAGGTGACATACACATtcagatttgtgtgtgtttgtatctcgCTGTCTGTGTGCCCATGTATGtcttgttgggaactgaacccagggctttgtaattgttaagcaaatgctctaccactgagcccttcCCCAATCCTGCTTCTTTCTTTGCTTAGCTCAGGTTGGTCCAGAGCACCTtgtgtagcctaggttggtctcaaactcatgatcctcctgtttccccagtactggaattatagatgtgtgATATTACATGCACTGTTATCCTTAGACCTCATTCAGATCTTTGTCCTAATACACACTGGCAAAGTACTTCCTTACCCTTTCAGAACCTCAG from the Peromyscus eremicus chromosome 8a, PerEre_H2_v1, whole genome shotgun sequence genome contains:
- the Gip gene encoding gastric inhibitory polypeptide, encoding MVAMKTCSLLLVLLFLAVGLGEKEEVQFRSHGKFGSPGPRDRRYAEGTFISDYRIALDKIRQQDFVNWLLAQKGKKNDWKHNITQRDAQGLKLAGQSQRNEETEGQQSSLPKNSSDEEDVLKDLMFQELLAWMADQTELCGLRSQ